A window of Saccopteryx leptura isolate mSacLep1 chromosome 5, mSacLep1_pri_phased_curated, whole genome shotgun sequence contains these coding sequences:
- the COPS4 gene encoding COP9 signalosome complex subunit 4 isoform X1: MAAAVRQDLAQLMNSSGSHKDLAGKYRQILEKAIQLSGAEQLEALKAFVEAMVNENVSLVISRQLLTDFCTHLPNLPDSTAKEIYHFTLEKIQPRVISFEEQVASIRQHLASIYEKEEDWRNAAQVLVGIPLETGQKQYNVDYKLETYLKIARLYLEDDDPVQAEAYINRASLLQNESTNEQLQIHYKVCYARVLDYRRKFIEAAQRYNELSYKTIVHESERLEALKHALHCTILASAGQQRSRMLATLFKDERCQQLAAYGILEKMYLDRIIRGNQLQEFAAMLMPHQKATTADGSSILDRAVIEHNLLSASKLYNNITFEELGALLEIPAAKAEKIASQMITEGRMNGFIDQIDGIVHFETREALPTWDKQIQSLCFQVNNLLEKISQTAPEWTAQAMEAQMAQ, translated from the exons ATGGCGGCAGCTGTGCGACAGGATTTGGCCCAGCTCATGAATTCGAGCGGCTCTCATAAAGACCTGGCAGGGAA GTATCGTCAGATCCTGGAAAAAGCTATTCAGTTATCTGGGGCAGAACAGCTAGAAGCTTTGAAAGCTTTTGTGGAAGCAA TGGTAAATGAGAATGTCAGCCTCGTGATCTCTCGACAGTTGCTGACTGATTTCTGCACGCATCTCCCTAACTTGCCTGATAGTACAGCCAAAGAAATCTATCATTTCACCTTGGAAAAGATCCAGCCTAGAGTCATTTCATTTGAGGAGCAG GTTGCTTCTATAAGACAGCATCTTGCATCCATATATGAGAAAGAAGAAGACTGGAGAAATGCAGCCCAAGTGTTGGTGGGAATTCCTTTGGAAACAGGACAAAA ACAGTACAATGTGGATTATAAACTGGAGACGTACCTGAAGATCGCTAGGCTATATCTAGAGGATGATGATCCAGTCCAGGCAGAGGCTTACATAAATCGAGCATCATTGCTTCAGAATGAATCAACCAACGAACAGTTACAGATACATTATAAG GTATGCTATGCCCGTGTTCTTGATTATAGAAGAAAATTCATTGAAGCTGCGCAAAGGTACAATGAGCTCTCTTACAAGACGATAGTGCACGAAAGTGAAAGACTAGAGGCCTTAAAACATGCTTTGCACTGTACCATCTTAGCCTCAGCAG GACAACAGCGCTCTCGAATGCTAGCTACTCTCTTTAAGGATGAAAGGTGCCAGCAACTTGCTGCTTATGGGATCCTAGAGAAAATGTACCTGGATAGGATCATCAGAGGAAATCAACTTCAAGAATTTGCTGCCATGCTGATGCCTCACCAAAAAGCAACTACAGCTGATG gtTCTAGCATCTTGGACAGAGCTGTTATTGAACACAATTTGTTGTCTGCaagcaaattatataataatattacctTCGAAGAACTTGGAGCTCTTTTAGAGATCCCTGCAGCTAAG gCAGAAAAGATAGCATCGCAAATGATAACGGAAGGACGTATGAATGGATTTATTGATCAGATTGATGGAATAGTTCATTTTGAAA cCCGAGAAGCCCTGCCAACATGGGACAAACAGATCCAGTCGCTTTGTTTCCAAGTGAATAACCTTCTGGAGAAAATCAGTCAGACAGCACCAGAATGGACAGCACAAGCCATGGAAGCCCAGATGGCGCAGTGA
- the COPS4 gene encoding COP9 signalosome complex subunit 4 isoform X2, producing MAAAVRQDLAQLMNSSGSHKDLAGKYRQILEKAIQLSGAEQLEALKAFVEAMVNENVSLVISRQLLTDFCTHLPNLPDSTAKEIYHFTLEKIQPRVISFEEQVASIRQHLASIYEKEEDWRNAAQVLVGIPLETGQKQYNVDYKLETYLKIARLYLEDDDPVQAEAYINRASLLQNESTNEQLQIHYKVCYARVLDYRRKFIEAAQRYNELSYKTIVHESERLEALKHALHCTILASAGQQRSRMLATLFKDERCQQLAAYGILEKMYLDRIIRGNQLQEFAAMLMPHQKATTADGSSILDRAVIEHNLLSASKLYNNITFEELGALLEIPAAKPEKPCQHGTNRSSRFVSK from the exons ATGGCGGCAGCTGTGCGACAGGATTTGGCCCAGCTCATGAATTCGAGCGGCTCTCATAAAGACCTGGCAGGGAA GTATCGTCAGATCCTGGAAAAAGCTATTCAGTTATCTGGGGCAGAACAGCTAGAAGCTTTGAAAGCTTTTGTGGAAGCAA TGGTAAATGAGAATGTCAGCCTCGTGATCTCTCGACAGTTGCTGACTGATTTCTGCACGCATCTCCCTAACTTGCCTGATAGTACAGCCAAAGAAATCTATCATTTCACCTTGGAAAAGATCCAGCCTAGAGTCATTTCATTTGAGGAGCAG GTTGCTTCTATAAGACAGCATCTTGCATCCATATATGAGAAAGAAGAAGACTGGAGAAATGCAGCCCAAGTGTTGGTGGGAATTCCTTTGGAAACAGGACAAAA ACAGTACAATGTGGATTATAAACTGGAGACGTACCTGAAGATCGCTAGGCTATATCTAGAGGATGATGATCCAGTCCAGGCAGAGGCTTACATAAATCGAGCATCATTGCTTCAGAATGAATCAACCAACGAACAGTTACAGATACATTATAAG GTATGCTATGCCCGTGTTCTTGATTATAGAAGAAAATTCATTGAAGCTGCGCAAAGGTACAATGAGCTCTCTTACAAGACGATAGTGCACGAAAGTGAAAGACTAGAGGCCTTAAAACATGCTTTGCACTGTACCATCTTAGCCTCAGCAG GACAACAGCGCTCTCGAATGCTAGCTACTCTCTTTAAGGATGAAAGGTGCCAGCAACTTGCTGCTTATGGGATCCTAGAGAAAATGTACCTGGATAGGATCATCAGAGGAAATCAACTTCAAGAATTTGCTGCCATGCTGATGCCTCACCAAAAAGCAACTACAGCTGATG gtTCTAGCATCTTGGACAGAGCTGTTATTGAACACAATTTGTTGTCTGCaagcaaattatataataatattacctTCGAAGAACTTGGAGCTCTTTTAGAGATCCCTGCAGCTAAG cCCGAGAAGCCCTGCCAACATGGGACAAACAGATCCAGTCGCTTTGTTTCCAAGTGA